The following are from one region of the Mycolicibacterium diernhoferi genome:
- a CDS encoding pyrimidine reductase family protein, with amino-acid sequence MPDSAAGTELTALGPVSVAGDGELEQLYAYPEDLGTCWVRANFISSLDGAASTEGRSGALGGPGDRAVFRLLRELADVVVVGAGTVRVETYSGAQLGVAQRQRRHGRGQGEVPPIAIVTRSGDLDHDLPVFTQTEVPPLLLTVHDTIADARARFAGLAEVYDCSAADSGSVDLTVLLRTLADLDLTRVLTEGGPSLLGAFIAADLLDDLCLTIAPTVVGGGSTRISDGHPELITRLQRRHVLSDDDGYLYTRYSRREQRG; translated from the coding sequence ATGCCGGATAGCGCCGCTGGGACGGAACTCACAGCACTCGGACCGGTCTCCGTCGCCGGTGACGGCGAGCTCGAGCAGCTCTACGCCTACCCGGAAGACCTGGGCACCTGCTGGGTGCGGGCCAATTTCATCAGCAGCCTCGACGGCGCCGCCTCCACCGAGGGTCGCTCCGGCGCCCTGGGCGGCCCCGGGGATCGGGCCGTGTTCCGGCTGCTGCGGGAGCTGGCCGATGTGGTGGTGGTCGGTGCCGGCACAGTGCGCGTCGAGACCTACTCCGGTGCCCAACTCGGCGTGGCCCAGCGCCAGCGCCGGCACGGCCGCGGGCAGGGCGAGGTACCGCCGATCGCCATCGTCACCCGCTCGGGGGATCTCGATCACGACCTACCGGTGTTCACCCAGACCGAGGTGCCGCCGCTGCTGCTGACCGTCCACGACACCATCGCCGATGCGCGGGCCCGGTTCGCCGGCCTCGCGGAGGTGTACGACTGCTCGGCCGCCGACAGCGGCAGCGTCGATCTGACCGTGCTGTTGCGCACGCTGGCGGATCTGGACCTGACCCGGGTGCTCACCGAGGGCGGCCCCAGTCTGCTCGGCGCGTTCATCGCCGCGGACCTGCTCGACGACCTGTGCCTGACGATCGCACCCACCGTCGTCGGCGGCGGATCCACCCGGATCTCCGACGGACACCCCGAGCTGATCACCCGCCTACAGCGCCGCCACGTGCTCAGCGACGACGACGGCTACCTGTACACGCGCTACAGCCGCCGAGAACAGCGCGGTTGA
- the zapE gene encoding cell division protein ZapE, which produces MQSAGEVAGLTDRHPRVTPERLVAQLVPPPTFADVSFDSYRPDPAEPSQAAAVGHCRRFCEQAAERRAGKKKLFGKREVLPGVGIYLDGGFGVGKTHLLASTYYTLSGGEAKTAFATFGELTQLAGVFGFTECIDLLADYTVLCIDEFELDDPGNTTLISRLLSALVERGVSIAATSNTLPEQLGEGRFAAQDFMREIHTLSAIFTTIRIEGPDYRHRGLPPAPEPLTDEQVRAAAAAKPGATLDDFDALCAHLATMHPSRYHALIDDVTEVFITGVHPIDDQSVALRLVALTDRLYDAGIPVLASGAKLDTIFSDEMVAGGFRKKYLRATSRLLALTAAAQSN; this is translated from the coding sequence ATGCAAAGTGCGGGTGAGGTCGCGGGTCTGACGGATCGGCACCCCAGAGTTACCCCCGAGCGGCTGGTCGCCCAGCTGGTGCCGCCGCCCACGTTCGCCGACGTCAGCTTCGACAGCTACCGGCCCGATCCGGCCGAGCCGTCTCAGGCTGCGGCCGTGGGGCACTGCCGGCGGTTCTGCGAGCAGGCCGCCGAGCGTCGAGCCGGGAAGAAGAAGCTGTTCGGTAAGCGCGAGGTACTGCCCGGGGTGGGTATCTACCTTGACGGCGGGTTCGGCGTCGGCAAGACCCACCTGCTCGCGTCGACGTACTACACGCTCTCGGGCGGGGAGGCCAAGACCGCGTTCGCGACGTTCGGTGAGCTGACCCAGTTGGCCGGCGTGTTCGGGTTCACCGAGTGCATCGATCTGCTGGCCGACTACACGGTGCTGTGCATCGACGAATTCGAGCTCGACGATCCGGGCAACACCACGTTGATCTCCCGGCTGCTCTCGGCGCTGGTGGAGCGCGGGGTGTCCATCGCGGCCACCTCGAACACGCTGCCCGAGCAGCTCGGTGAGGGCCGCTTCGCCGCGCAGGATTTCATGCGCGAGATCCACACGCTGTCCGCGATCTTCACGACCATCCGGATCGAGGGCCCGGACTACCGGCACCGCGGGTTGCCGCCGGCGCCCGAGCCGTTGACCGACGAGCAGGTCCGCGCCGCGGCCGCCGCGAAACCCGGTGCCACCCTGGACGACTTCGACGCGCTGTGCGCGCACTTGGCGACCATGCACCCGTCGCGCTATCACGCGCTGATCGACGATGTCACCGAGGTGTTCATCACCGGGGTGCACCCGATCGACGACCAGAGCGTGGCGCTGCGGCTGGTCGCCCTGACCGACCGGCTGTATGACGCGGGCATCCCGGTGCTGGCCTCGGGCGCCAAGCTGGACACCATCTTCAGCGATGAGATGGTCGCCGGCGGGTTCCGCAAGAAGTACCTGCGGGCCACCTCCCGGTTGCTGGCCCTGACGGCGGCCGCGCAGAGCAACTAG
- a CDS encoding GNAT family N-acetyltransferase has protein sequence MEEPGPDDLTELAAVAAATFPLACPPSVSPADAAAFIAENLSADKFAGYLADPDRIVLVARDDDRILGYAMLIHGVPDDADVQQAVPLRPALEISKMYALPDVHGTGVSAALMTEALERGAQSGAACVWLGVNQENERAQRFYTKFGFRINGTKTFRLGAGIENDYVMVRAR, from the coding sequence ATCGAGGAACCCGGCCCCGACGACCTGACCGAACTCGCCGCCGTCGCCGCAGCCACCTTCCCGCTGGCCTGCCCGCCCAGCGTCAGCCCGGCCGATGCGGCCGCGTTCATCGCGGAGAACCTCTCGGCGGACAAGTTCGCCGGCTACCTCGCCGACCCGGACCGGATCGTCCTGGTGGCCCGCGACGACGACCGAATCCTGGGCTACGCCATGCTGATTCACGGTGTGCCCGATGACGCGGATGTGCAGCAGGCGGTACCACTGCGCCCGGCCCTGGAAATCTCCAAGATGTACGCGCTGCCCGATGTGCACGGCACCGGGGTATCCGCAGCGCTGATGACCGAGGCTCTGGAACGCGGCGCGCAGTCCGGCGCGGCCTGCGTGTGGCTGGGCGTGAACCAGGAAAACGAACGCGCGCAACGCTTCTACACCAAGTTCGGGTTCCGGATCAACGGCACCAAGACCTTCCGGCTCGGCGCCGGGATCGAGAACGACTACGTGATGGTCCGCGCCCGCTAG
- a CDS encoding PPOX class F420-dependent oxidoreductase: protein MELNEAARELIGAGADATLVTVNADGSPHATLVWVALQSTPEGDELVSAHLSDTYRKVRNIRRDPRVAATILAPSRPGQQRQYLSVTGTARIVEGGAPALLRDLATALLGSDEYFPPKDAPEGYLTRIRIDSIGGQGPWVG, encoded by the coding sequence ATGGAGCTCAACGAGGCAGCGCGCGAACTCATCGGCGCCGGCGCCGATGCCACCTTGGTCACGGTCAACGCCGACGGCAGCCCGCACGCCACGTTGGTGTGGGTGGCGTTGCAGTCCACACCCGAGGGCGACGAACTCGTCTCCGCGCATCTGTCCGACACCTATCGCAAGGTGCGCAACATCCGCCGCGACCCGCGCGTCGCCGCGACCATCCTCGCGCCCAGCCGTCCCGGGCAGCAGCGGCAGTACCTCTCGGTCACCGGCACCGCCCGCATCGTCGAGGGCGGCGCGCCCGCGCTGCTCAGGGATCTGGCCACCGCGTTGCTCGGCTCCGACGAGTACTTTCCGCCCAAGGACGCACCCGAGGGCTACCTCACCCGGATCCGTATCGACTCGATCGGCGGACAGGGACCCTGGGTCGGGTAA
- a CDS encoding Clp protease N-terminal domain-containing protein: MTESVSLDTLIHAIKTGHTDALDQLSDAVLAAEHLGEVADHLIGHFVDQARRSGASWTDIGTSMGVTKQAAQKRFVPKADAAGIDPNEGFARFTPRARTAVVAAQTAARDAGNAEIAPEHLILGLLGDTDSLAVALLRAHGAEPDQLRAAITLPPSTGQELDLVPFNGPAKKVLELTFREALRLGHNYIGTEHILLALLESEDGNGPLHSLGIDKARVIASLIEMLASIPGTRIRRE, encoded by the coding sequence ATGACCGAGTCCGTCAGCCTGGACACCCTGATCCACGCGATCAAGACCGGGCACACCGATGCCCTGGACCAGCTCTCCGACGCCGTCCTGGCGGCCGAGCACCTCGGCGAGGTCGCCGATCACCTGATCGGCCACTTCGTCGACCAGGCCCGCCGCTCCGGCGCCTCCTGGACCGACATCGGCACCAGCATGGGCGTCACCAAACAGGCCGCCCAGAAACGCTTCGTACCCAAGGCCGACGCCGCCGGCATCGACCCCAACGAGGGCTTCGCCCGGTTCACCCCACGCGCCCGCACCGCCGTCGTCGCCGCCCAGACCGCGGCCCGGGACGCCGGTAACGCCGAGATCGCCCCCGAACACCTGATCCTGGGTCTGTTGGGCGACACCGACTCGCTGGCCGTCGCGCTGCTGAGAGCCCACGGCGCCGAACCCGACCAGCTCCGCGCGGCGATCACGCTGCCGCCCTCGACCGGGCAGGAACTGGACCTGGTGCCCTTCAACGGGCCGGCCAAGAAGGTTCTGGAGCTGACCTTCCGGGAGGCACTTCGGTTGGGCCACAACTACATCGGCACCGAGCACATCCTGCTGGCACTATTGGAGTCCGAAGACGGGAACGGCCCCCTGCACAGTCTGGGCATCGACAAGGCGCGCGTCATCGCCTCGCTCATCGAGATGCTCGCCTCCATCCCGGGAACGCGAATCCGGCGGGAATGA
- a CDS encoding SRPBCC family protein, which produces MTDRIEVQRTIAAPAADIFAVLTDPQGHVAIDASGMLQAATGEPARKVGDRFVVHMDREALNDFPMGRYDVTVDITEYEQDRLIAWTILGNIDPQIGHVYGYRLEPAAEATVVTSFYDWSAIGDKWRAAGIFPVIPESALRATLGILDRTVRRGYPQSTQG; this is translated from the coding sequence ATGACCGACCGCATCGAAGTGCAGCGCACCATCGCCGCCCCGGCCGCCGACATCTTCGCGGTACTGACCGACCCGCAGGGACACGTGGCCATCGACGCCTCCGGAATGCTGCAGGCCGCCACCGGCGAACCGGCACGCAAGGTGGGCGACCGCTTCGTCGTGCACATGGACCGTGAAGCGCTGAACGACTTTCCGATGGGCCGATACGACGTGACGGTCGACATCACCGAATACGAGCAGGACCGCCTGATCGCCTGGACCATCCTCGGCAACATCGACCCGCAGATCGGCCACGTCTACGGCTACCGGCTGGAACCGGCCGCCGAGGCAACGGTGGTGACCTCGTTCTACGACTGGTCGGCCATCGGTGACAAGTGGCGGGCGGCGGGCATCTTCCCGGTGATTCCGGAAAGCGCGCTGCGGGCGACCCTGGGCATCCTCGACCGAACGGTGCGGCGCGGCTACCCGCAGTCAACCCAGGGTTGA
- a CDS encoding class I SAM-dependent DNA methyltransferase, with the protein MCETSFLDRTRDGYDRTATGYVAAFQQHLDGKPLDHAMLRAFTELVPAGHRVIDVGCGTGAATAILRAHGADVSGIDLSPNMVAHARRLHPDIGFTVGSMTDLDVPDAGVGGLCAWYSVIHVPDDVLPAVFAEFHRVLVPGGVALLAFQIGDRPRHLTEAFGESVDLMFHRRHPETIAELLQNAGLPVIAQLVRAPEGDGVESTPQGYLIARKSAPTDH; encoded by the coding sequence ATGTGTGAAACCTCGTTTCTGGACCGCACCCGCGACGGCTACGACCGCACCGCCACCGGGTATGTCGCGGCATTCCAGCAGCACCTGGACGGCAAACCGCTTGACCACGCGATGCTGCGGGCCTTCACCGAACTGGTGCCGGCCGGGCACCGCGTGATCGACGTCGGCTGCGGCACCGGCGCGGCCACCGCGATCCTGCGCGCGCACGGCGCCGACGTGTCGGGAATCGACCTGTCGCCGAACATGGTTGCGCACGCCCGCCGACTGCACCCGGACATCGGCTTCACCGTCGGGTCGATGACCGATCTCGATGTGCCCGACGCCGGCGTCGGCGGCCTGTGTGCCTGGTACTCGGTGATCCACGTTCCCGACGACGTCCTGCCGGCCGTGTTCGCCGAATTCCACCGGGTCCTCGTCCCCGGCGGCGTGGCCCTGCTCGCCTTCCAGATCGGCGACCGCCCCCGGCACCTGACCGAGGCGTTCGGCGAGTCGGTCGATCTGATGTTCCACCGCCGCCACCCCGAAACCATCGCCGAACTACTGCAGAATGCGGGGCTACCGGTCATTGCCCAACTCGTCCGCGCGCCCGAGGGCGACGGTGTTGAATCGACCCCGCAGGGGTATCTGATCGCGCGCAAGTCCGCACCCACCGACCACTGA